Genomic window (Nitrospirales bacterium LBB_01):
GCAGTTGATGAGGGTTGGATTCCATATAATCATCAGGTTGGGCAAACCGGTAAGACAGTCTGCCCTAAGATTTACATTGCCTGCGGCATATCGGGCGCTGTGCAGCATATGGTCGGGATGCAGTCGTCGGATATCATTATCGCTATAAATAAAAACGCCGAAGCGCCGATTTTTAACATTGCAAACTATGGGATAGTCGGCGACCTGTATGAAATCGTACCTATGCTGATTAAGCGGATAAAAGAGGAGAGAGGCTAATGAGAAAGGCAGCCGTTGTGTTTCCCGGTCAGGGGTCTCAAGGCGTGGGGATGGGGCTTGATTTATTTGAAAAATTTGAAGAGGCAAAAGCCGTTTACAAAGAGGTCTCAACCGCTCTTAATTATGATATGGCACAGTTATGTTTTAGAGGCCCAAAGGATGAGTTAAATAAAACCTACAGGACACAGCCTGCGCTTCTGACAACAAGCATTGCAGCCTACAGCGTGCTTCTGTCAAAGGGAATAAAACCGGAGGTGCTGGCAGGGCATAGTCTTGGCGAGTACTCGGCGCTTGTTGCGGCAGGCGTGCTGACTCTTTCTGATGCAGTTAAACTCACTGAAATGCGCGGCCGGTTTATGCAAGAAGCTGTGCCAGAGGGACAGGGGCTAATGGCAGCCATCGTGGGGCTTAACAGAGAGGGTGTGGACAATATCTGTTTAGCCGTAAAGTCCGGCTATGTAGCGCCGGCTAATTATAACTGCCCGGAACAAACAGTTATAGCAGGAGAGAAGGCAGCGGTAGAGGAGGCGATGATACTTGCCAAAGACGCCGGTGCAAAGAGAGCCATACCGCTTGCCGTAAGCGTTCCTTCTCACTGTACGCTTATGATGAGCGCTTCGGAAAGATTAAGTAAATACTTTGAAAGCGTTACATTTAAAAACGCTGAAATCCCTATCGTTAACAATGCTGACGCAATACTCCTTGTTACAGCAGACCAAATAAAGGCATCGCTTATCAGGCAGCTAAACAGTCCCCTTCTTTGGGAGGATTCAGTGAGAAAGATGGTTGAAACCGGTGTTGAGGTGATTATTGAGGTAGGACCTATAACGGTTCTTTCGGGATTAATAAAACGCATTGACTCCACTGTTACACTTTTGAATGTGCAGGATAGCGCCTCATTAGAGAAAACAGTGGCTGCATTAAATAATTAATATCAATTTTAGGAGGGTTGTTTTAAGATGATTAAAATTTACTATGACAAAGACGCAAACTTAAGTGCCCTGAAAGGGAAAAAGATAGTGATAATGGGTTATGGAAGTCAGGGGCACGCTCACGCCAATAACCTAAAAGAAAGCGGGATGGATGTAACTATTGGTATCAGACAGGGCGGCAGTTGGAATAAGGCGAAAGAGGCCGGATTTAACGTTCTTGTACCCTCTGAGGCTGCTAAAATTGCGGACATTATAATGATTTTACTGCCGGATGAGATTCAAGGAGATACGTATAAGACTGAGATTGCTCCAAACATGAAAAAGTCCGTGTATTTAGCGTTTGCACACGGGTTTAACATTCACTTTGGACAGATTGTGCCGCCTCTTGATGCAAACGTGTTTATGACAGCCCCAAAGGGGCCGGGGCATCTGGTACGAAGCGAGTATGTGCGCGGAAGCGGTGTGCCCTGTCTTATCGCAATACATCAAGACCCTGCGGGTAACACTAAAGACATAGCGCTTGCATACGCCTCAGCTATTGGAGGAGGACGTGCTGGAGTAATTGAGACATCTTTCAGAGAAGAGACAGAAACCGACCTTTTTGGCGAACAGGTGGTTCTATGCGGCGGCTTGACATCTTTAATTATGGCAGCTTATGAAACATTGGTTGAGGCTGGATATGCTCCTGAAATGGCATACTTTGAATGTCTCCATGAGGTCAAATTAATTACGGATTTAATCTATGAGGGCGGCATTGCCAACATGCGCTATTCCATAAGTAACACAGCACAGTACGGTGACCTGACACGCGGTCCGCGTGTTATCACCGATGGGACTAAAAAGGAAATGAAGAAAATCCTCTCAGAAATTCAAGATGGATATTTTGCAAAGGAATGGATGCTTGAATGTAAGGCCAATAAGCCGGTCTTTAATGCGCTGACGAAAAAAGGTGAGGCTCATAGCATTGAGGATGTAGGTCAGAAACTCCGCTCTATGATGCCGTGGTTAAAGAAGGGTAAATTAGTGGATAAGTCTAAGGCATAGAGAAAAGTTTAATCCGCAGATGACACAGATGAACGCAGATAAGAAAAAATACTAATCTGCAGAAAGAATCCTTATTCTGTGTTATAGAGAATTATATAGGAGCTCTCTATGCCAAAACGAATGTACATTCTTACAGACTGATGGAGGTGTTTAAATGTATTCTATTAGGGACTCTGTATTGACGATGATTAGGGATATGCCGGATGACACAACATTAGAGGACATCATGGAGTCTTTGTATGTGAAGCAGAAGATATTGAAGGGTAAGGAGCAGCTTGACTCCGGTCAATTCTACACTCATGAAGAGGCTAATGAATTGATGGGAAAATGGCTAAAATAAAATGGTCTAAAGATTCGCTTGTTGACCTGAAATAAATATGCAGCTTCATTGCGTTTGACTCACCTTTTTATGCTGATACCGAGTTGCGTTCAAAGATAAAACTAAATATCATAGTAAAAAGAGGAGATTGCCACACCCCCTTCGGGGGTTCGCAATGACGGCGGGGGGCTATTACTTT
Coding sequences:
- the fabD gene encoding ACP S-malonyltransferase — its product is MRKAAVVFPGQGSQGVGMGLDLFEKFEEAKAVYKEVSTALNYDMAQLCFRGPKDELNKTYRTQPALLTTSIAAYSVLLSKGIKPEVLAGHSLGEYSALVAAGVLTLSDAVKLTEMRGRFMQEAVPEGQGLMAAIVGLNREGVDNICLAVKSGYVAPANYNCPEQTVIAGEKAAVEEAMILAKDAGAKRAIPLAVSVPSHCTLMMSASERLSKYFESVTFKNAEIPIVNNADAILLVTADQIKASLIRQLNSPLLWEDSVRKMVETGVEVIIEVGPITVLSGLIKRIDSTVTLLNVQDSASLEKTVAALNN
- the ilvC gene encoding ketol-acid reductoisomerase, with translation MKIYYDKDANLSALKGKKIVIMGYGSQGHAHANNLKESGMDVTIGIRQGGSWNKAKEAGFNVLVPSEAAKIADIIMILLPDEIQGDTYKTEIAPNMKKSVYLAFAHGFNIHFGQIVPPLDANVFMTAPKGPGHLVRSEYVRGSGVPCLIAIHQDPAGNTKDIALAYASAIGGGRAGVIETSFREETETDLFGEQVVLCGGLTSLIMAAYETLVEAGYAPEMAYFECLHEVKLITDLIYEGGIANMRYSISNTAQYGDLTRGPRVITDGTKKEMKKILSEIQDGYFAKEWMLECKANKPVFNALTKKGEAHSIEDVGQKLRSMMPWLKKGKLVDKSKA